Proteins found in one Campylobacter canadensis genomic segment:
- a CDS encoding M20 metallopeptidase family protein, with protein MKIEDLTKEFIQIRHFLHENAELGFKEFKTSAFIKEKLIEYGFSVINVGTSLIASMKKNTSTKKIALRADMDALLIKEENTFSYSAKGDVMHACGHDGHSASLLMAAKYLAQSNFDGTLILIFQAAEECVDENGLSGAQNLVNSKIYQDLNADFIFGYHNMPSMQMPNNKELFFLKKGVMMAGCLSYECEFIGVGGHSSQPNLCKNPINSLAKFISKINEIKLKNSVLSVVGVSSDSKAYNIISSSASCKISIRILNNDDALILQDSLKQIAKTLQDEDEITIKLNCIENIPATVNCDKAQEFAFNVVCEAFGKDKCTQNHEHLMGSEDFSSFLLKTSGAYAFINNSNSANLHTSKYDYNDDILELAAKYYISLVLKYLKP; from the coding sequence ATGAAAATAGAAGATTTAACAAAAGAATTTATTCAAATTAGACATTTTTTACACGAAAATGCAGAGCTTGGTTTTAAAGAATTTAAAACCAGTGCTTTTATAAAAGAAAAGCTAATTGAATATGGATTTAGCGTTATAAATGTTGGCACTAGCTTAATTGCGAGTATGAAAAAAAATACTTCTACTAAAAAAATAGCTTTAAGAGCTGATATGGATGCTTTATTAATAAAAGAAGAAAATACATTTTCATATTCAGCAAAGGGCGATGTAATGCACGCTTGCGGACACGATGGGCATAGTGCATCTTTGCTAATGGCAGCAAAATATTTAGCTCAAAGTAATTTTGATGGGACTTTGATTTTAATCTTTCAAGCTGCGGAAGAATGTGTAGATGAAAATGGTTTAAGTGGAGCGCAAAATTTAGTAAATTCTAAAATCTATCAAGACTTAAATGCTGATTTTATCTTTGGATACCACAATATGCCTAGTATGCAAATGCCAAATAATAAAGAATTATTTTTTCTAAAAAAGGGCGTTATGATGGCTGGATGTTTATCTTACGAATGTGAATTTATAGGCGTTGGCGGACATTCATCGCAACCAAATTTATGCAAAAATCCAATAAACAGCCTAGCAAAATTCATATCTAAAATTAATGAAATAAAGCTTAAAAACAGCGTTTTAAGCGTGGTTGGAGTAAGCAGCGATTCTAAAGCTTATAACATAATAAGCTCTAGTGCAAGTTGCAAAATAAGTATAAGAATTTTAAATAACGACGATGCTTTAATCTTGCAAGATAGTTTAAAGCAAATTGCAAAGACCTTGCAAGATGAAGATGAAATAACTATTAAACTAAACTGCATAGAAAACATTCCTGCTACTGTTAATTGCGATAAGGCACAAGAATTTGCATTTAATGTTGTTTGTGAAGCATTTGGCAAGGATAAATGCACACAAAATCACGAACATTTGATGGGTAGCGAGGATTTTTCTTCATTTTTACTAAAAACTAGCGGAGCTTATGCTTTTATAAATAATTCAAATAGTGCTAATTTACACACTAGCAAATATGATTATAATGATGATATTTTAGAATTAGCAGCAAAGTATTACATAAGCTTAGTTTTAAAATACTTAAAGCCTTAA
- a CDS encoding pseudouridine synthase, protein MRLNKFISHNSDYSRRKADELIANGLVKVNQKIIKDDFYEVKEDEDKVFVKNKRIYKRKDFEALIYHKDKGQLVSHTDDRDRKTIFNFLPSAFKNYNFVGRLDYASTGLLILVNSPVIADFLAQSSLEREYYLKLKGQISKEVILAMQNGLEITNSTKGAHEKSKITNMKISAFLDYEIFGSSGGYTKLRVLINEGKNRELRRFFAHFGLEVTDLKRVAFGRLELGNLKVNKYRFFTSSEYEDLRAFLKENKVYY, encoded by the coding sequence ATGAGATTAAATAAATTTATTTCACATAATAGTGATTATTCAAGAAGAAAGGCTGATGAGCTAATAGCAAACGGGCTTGTAAAGGTAAATCAAAAAATCATAAAAGATGATTTTTACGAAGTAAAAGAAGATGAAGACAAGGTTTTTGTAAAAAATAAAAGGATTTACAAAAGAAAGGATTTTGAAGCCTTGATTTATCATAAAGATAAAGGTCAATTAGTATCACACACTGATGATAGAGATAGAAAAACTATCTTTAACTTTTTACCAAGTGCTTTTAAAAATTATAATTTTGTAGGTAGGCTTGATTATGCTAGTACTGGGCTTTTAATCTTAGTAAATTCTCCTGTGATAGCTGATTTTTTAGCGCAAAGTTCTTTAGAAAGAGAGTATTATTTAAAGCTAAAAGGTCAAATTAGCAAAGAAGTTATTTTAGCTATGCAAAATGGCTTAGAAATTACAAACTCAACAAAGGGCGCACACGAAAAAAGCAAGATAACAAATATGAAAATATCTGCTTTTTTAGACTATGAAATATTTGGCTCAAGCGGCGGATATACAAAGCTAAGAGTGTTAATTAATGAAGGCAAAAATAGAGAACTTAGAAGGTTTTTTGCGCATTTTGGCTTAGAGGTAACTGATTTAAAAAGAGTAGCTTTTGGTAGATTGGAGCTTGGAAATTTAAAGGTAAATAAATATAGATTTTTCACAAGCAGTGAATATGAAGATTTAAGAGCCTTTTTAAAAGAAAATAAGGTTTATTATTAA
- a CDS encoding KpsF/GutQ family sugar-phosphate isomerase gives MLELAQQILYAEAQAILKASEQLDEDFVKIATKIANIKGNLIIIGVGKSAIIGKKMSASFASCGVKSFFIHAAELMHGDLGNIDSNDICILISFSGKSEEVLKIIPFLQDRQCALFSISQNNSPLANFCQANINTNCNEAIKDIPAPTSSTTLTLALSDALLALVVKLKDFKINDFAKNHPGGSLGKRYYEKVADLMHTTNLPLATTSINIKDAILIMSKCSFGCVVLCNNDELVGFFSDGDLRRAMQEEDFSFEKKALFYASTNPKCIDKNALAHDAFKKMKENKISVLCVVENKKVIGLLKLLDE, from the coding sequence ATGTTAGAACTAGCACAACAAATTCTTTACGCTGAAGCACAAGCGATACTAAAAGCAAGTGAGCAATTAGATGAAGATTTTGTAAAAATTGCTACAAAAATTGCAAATATAAAGGGTAATTTAATTATTATTGGCGTTGGTAAAAGTGCAATAATTGGCAAAAAAATGTCAGCTTCTTTTGCAAGTTGCGGGGTAAAAAGCTTTTTTATCCACGCAGCTGAATTAATGCATGGAGATTTGGGAAATATTGATAGTAATGATATTTGCATTTTGATATCTTTTTCAGGAAAAAGTGAAGAAGTTTTAAAAATAATACCTTTTTTACAAGATAGACAATGCGCGCTTTTTAGCATTTCACAAAACAATTCCCCACTAGCAAACTTTTGCCAAGCAAACATAAATACAAATTGCAATGAAGCAATCAAGGATATCCCAGCGCCAACTTCTTCAACCACTCTTACCCTAGCTTTAAGCGATGCTTTACTAGCCTTAGTTGTTAAATTAAAAGATTTTAAAATTAACGACTTTGCAAAAAACCATCCAGGCGGCAGCTTAGGTAAAAGATATTATGAAAAAGTAGCTGATTTAATGCATACAACAAATCTTCCTTTAGCAACCACTAGCATAAATATAAAAGACGCTATTTTGATTATGAGTAAATGCTCTTTTGGTTGTGTAGTGCTATGCAATAATGATGAATTAGTAGGGTTTTTTAGCGATGGGGATTTAAGAAGGGCTATGCAAGAAGAAGATTTTTCTTTTGAAAAAAAAGCTTTATTTTATGCAAGTACAAATCCAAAATGTATTGACAAAAACGCTCTAGCACACGATGCTTTTAAAAAGATGAAAGAAAATAAAATAAGCGTTTTATGCGTTGTTGAAAATAAAAAAGTTATTGGATTATTAAAATTATTGGATGAGTGA
- a CDS encoding ribonuclease J, with product MDEIKIARSYENAENEDEILEENEQKEKSQKKKKRRKKKILPAQLKGDADWQKALQESMKANEIAHKVRLEPWFYKKGSESVIFTPLGGLGAIGGNMSVIEYKDEAIIIDVGMSFPDANQHGVDIVVPDFSYIRKIKDKIKAVIITHAHEDHIGAMPYFYKEFDFPIYATALPLGMISNKFSEHGLKDKCELFRPVTKRQVYEIGSFSIEFIHITHSIIDSCALAINTPAGTIIHTGDFKIDHTPIDGYASDLHRLAYYGEKGVLCLLSDSTNSYREGVTKSESAVGNTFDLIYSKCKGRVIMSTFSSNIHRIAQAIDFALKYNRKVCIIGRSMERNLFTAIELGYLKLDKKIFVGADELDKLPDEEILIITTGSQGENMSALYRMATSEHKHVKIKPSDQIIISAKAIPGNEASVSNVIDLLMRHGAAVAYQEFSEIHVSGHAAQQEQMLVLRLIKPKYFLPVHGEYSHITKHKLSAISCGVHEKNIYLLNNGDQIEISWNKMRKIRSVKTGKTYIDNQVDRQIHDDLLNTRKNLAEHGIIQLNLAINSQARTLKYYNIINFGLVSAKNQQEFSNDCANAIKLFLADCKENLFNDKKALDAALKTLLKKYFFKKYKKYPYLLINISQG from the coding sequence ATGGATGAGATTAAAATAGCAAGAAGTTATGAAAATGCTGAAAACGAAGATGAGATATTAGAAGAAAACGAACAAAAAGAAAAAAGTCAAAAAAAGAAAAAAAGACGCAAGAAAAAGATTTTACCAGCACAATTAAAAGGCGATGCTGATTGGCAAAAAGCTCTGCAAGAGAGTATGAAAGCAAATGAAATTGCACACAAAGTAAGACTTGAGCCTTGGTTTTATAAAAAAGGTAGCGAGAGTGTAATTTTTACTCCACTTGGCGGTTTAGGTGCTATTGGTGGTAATATGAGCGTTATTGAGTATAAAGATGAAGCGATTATTATTGATGTTGGAATGAGCTTTCCTGATGCAAATCAACACGGAGTTGATATTGTAGTGCCTGATTTTTCATACATTAGAAAGATAAAAGATAAAATAAAAGCAGTAATAATAACCCACGCTCACGAAGACCATATCGGTGCTATGCCGTATTTTTACAAAGAATTTGATTTTCCAATTTATGCAACCGCCTTGCCACTTGGAATGATTTCAAATAAATTTAGCGAACACGGCTTAAAAGATAAATGCGAATTATTCAGACCAGTAACTAAAAGACAAGTTTATGAAATAGGCTCTTTTAGTATTGAGTTTATTCATATTACTCATAGTATTATTGATAGCTGTGCTTTAGCTATTAACACCCCTGCAGGAACTATAATTCACACAGGAGATTTTAAAATTGACCACACTCCAATTGATGGCTATGCAAGTGATTTACACCGCTTAGCTTATTATGGAGAAAAAGGCGTTTTATGCTTATTAAGCGATAGCACAAATTCTTATCGTGAAGGAGTTACAAAAAGCGAAAGTGCGGTTGGAAATACCTTTGATTTAATTTATTCAAAATGCAAAGGCAGAGTGATTATGAGTACTTTTAGCTCAAATATTCATAGAATTGCACAAGCTATTGATTTTGCATTAAAGTACAACCGCAAAGTGTGCATTATCGGTAGGTCAATGGAAAGAAATTTATTTACCGCTATTGAGCTTGGGTATTTAAAACTTGATAAAAAAATCTTTGTTGGGGCTGATGAGCTTGATAAATTACCTGATGAAGAAATTTTAATTATCACAACAGGTTCGCAAGGCGAAAATATGAGCGCACTTTATAGAATGGCTACTAGCGAACACAAGCATGTAAAAATAAAACCAAGCGACCAAATAATAATAAGCGCAAAGGCAATACCTGGAAATGAAGCCAGTGTTTCTAATGTAATTGATTTATTAATGAGACACGGAGCGGCGGTTGCTTATCAAGAATTTAGCGAAATTCATGTTAGCGGACACGCTGCACAACAAGAACAAATGCTTGTTTTAAGACTAATAAAACCAAAATATTTTTTACCTGTGCATGGAGAGTATTCTCATATTACAAAACACAAATTAAGTGCAATTTCTTGTGGAGTGCATGAAAAAAATATTTACTTATTAAATAATGGTGACCAAATAGAAATTAGCTGGAATAAAATGCGTAAAATAAGAAGTGTAAAAACAGGCAAAACCTACATAGATAATCAAGTAGATAGACAAATACACGATGATTTGTTAAATACAAGAAAAAATCTAGCAGAGCATGGAATTATTCAGCTTAATCTAGCAATAAATTCACAAGCAAGAACGCTAAAATATTACAATATCATCAATTTTGGTCTAGTTTCAGCAAAAAATCAACAAGAATTTTCAAATGATTGTGCGAACGCAATTAAGTTATTTTTAGCAGATTGCAAAGAGAATTTATTTAATGATAAAAAAGCACTTGATGCTGCATTAAAAACCTTGCTAAAAAAATATTTTTTCAAAAAATATAAAAAATATCCATATTTATTAATTAATATTTCACAAGGATAA
- the rsmA gene encoding 16S rRNA (adenine(1518)-N(6)/adenine(1519)-N(6))-dimethyltransferase RsmA: protein MYVAKKKFGQNFLKDDFIKAQIIQAIPKLDENIQLVEIGPGLGDLTECILKQGFCLDAYEIDRDLIPILKERFGNFKFNLINADFLEVSINKDFFVCANLPYYVSSSIITKLIFDPFCKGMIVMIQKELAQRFLGDDYCALSVLIELTCSKHLVCDVAPSAFEPMPKVNSSIIKLVKDKQIDFNLDEFNKFLKQAFLNPRKKVLKSLNAYEEIFKQLNLDTNLRAHEISAKSFLEIFKKGLKNG from the coding sequence ATGTATGTAGCAAAAAAGAAATTCGGACAAAATTTTTTAAAAGATGATTTTATAAAAGCACAAATCATCCAAGCCATACCCAAACTAGATGAAAATATTCAACTCGTAGAAATTGGGCCTGGCTTAGGTGATTTAACCGAATGTATTTTAAAGCAAGGTTTTTGCCTTGATGCTTATGAGATTGATAGGGATTTAATACCTATTTTAAAAGAGCGTTTTGGTAATTTTAAATTTAATTTAATAAATGCTGATTTTTTAGAAGTTAGCATTAATAAAGATTTTTTTGTATGTGCTAATTTGCCTTATTATGTTAGTTCTAGCATTATTACAAAATTAATTTTTGACCCTTTTTGCAAGGGAATGATTGTAATGATACAAAAAGAATTAGCTCAGCGTTTTTTAGGCGATGATTATTGTGCATTAAGCGTTTTGATTGAGCTTACTTGCTCAAAGCATTTAGTTTGCGATGTAGCGCCAAGTGCTTTTGAACCAATGCCAAAGGTAAATTCTAGTATAATTAAGCTTGTAAAAGATAAGCAAATAGATTTTAATTTAGATGAATTTAACAAGTTTTTAAAACAAGCTTTTTTAAATCCTAGAAAAAAAGTTTTAAAAAGCTTAAATGCTTATGAAGAGATATTTAAACAATTAAATTTAGACACAAACTTAAGAGCTCACGAAATATCGGCTAAATCATTCTTAGAGATTTTTAAGAAAGGTTTAAAAAATGGATGA
- a CDS encoding amidohydrolase, with translation MLNKLKAMQDEFIQIRHEIHKNPEIGMCEFNTARIISDKLKEFGYEVYEGIANTGVVGVLKKGSSNKKISLRADMDALYINENNQCEYKSKNEGLMHACGHDGHSASLLLAAKYLADCDFNGTINLIFQPAEEGRGGANAMINDGLFDRFSCDYIFGYHNLPSKDNKLFLLKKGAMMAGASSLKITIKGLGGHGSAPEKASDVMGAMANFILQASMICSRNIAAQNSAVITFGAALCGNESSFNILQDEALLLANIRTFSKEDRNIIYEQLENIAKAIEISSKVKITLEFNLIAEATINDDEAQKLAFSVACELFKEENCDENHLALMGSEDFSFMLDKVKGAYAFINNGNSAYLHDANYDYNDEILHLCAAYYVGVSLKYLQ, from the coding sequence ATGCTAAATAAACTAAAAGCAATGCAAGATGAATTCATTCAAATAAGACACGAAATTCACAAAAATCCTGAAATTGGAATGTGTGAATTTAACACAGCAAGAATAATAAGCGATAAGCTAAAAGAATTTGGCTATGAAGTTTATGAAGGAATTGCAAACACAGGAGTTGTTGGGGTTTTAAAAAAAGGTTCTTCTAATAAAAAAATCAGTCTTAGAGCTGATATGGATGCTTTATATATAAACGAAAACAATCAATGCGAATATAAAAGCAAAAACGAAGGTTTAATGCACGCTTGCGGACACGATGGGCATAGTGCTTCACTATTACTTGCTGCAAAATATCTTGCTGATTGTGATTTTAACGGTACAATTAATTTAATCTTTCAACCAGCAGAAGAAGGCAGAGGCGGTGCTAATGCTATGATTAATGATGGCTTATTTGATAGATTTAGCTGTGATTATATTTTTGGATATCACAATCTACCTAGCAAGGATAATAAATTATTTTTACTTAAAAAGGGCGCTATGATGGCAGGGGCTAGCTCTTTAAAAATTACAATAAAAGGACTTGGCGGGCATGGAAGTGCGCCTGAAAAAGCTAGTGATGTAATGGGAGCGATGGCGAATTTTATTCTTCAAGCAAGTATGATTTGCTCAAGAAATATAGCCGCACAAAATAGTGCTGTAATAACTTTTGGTGCTGCACTTTGCGGAAATGAAAGCTCTTTTAATATTTTGCAAGATGAAGCACTTTTATTAGCAAATATTAGAACCTTTAGCAAAGAAGATAGAAATATTATTTATGAGCAATTAGAAAATATAGCAAAAGCTATTGAGATAAGCTCAAAGGTTAAAATTACTTTAGAATTTAATCTAATAGCAGAAGCAACAATAAATGATGATGAAGCACAAAAACTAGCCTTTAGCGTTGCTTGTGAGTTATTTAAGGAAGAAAATTGCGATGAAAATCATTTGGCTTTAATGGGTAGTGAGGATTTTTCTTTTATGCTTGATAAAGTAAAAGGAGCTTATGCTTTTATAAATAATGGAAATTCTGCTTATTTGCACGATGCAAATTATGATTATAATGATGAGATTTTACACTTATGTGCTGCTTATTATGTAGGCGTTAGTTTAAAATATTTGCAATGA
- the uvrA gene encoding excinuclease ABC subunit UvrA yields the protein MNDEIIITKAAENNLKNINLSLPKNKLIVFTGLSGSGKSTLAFDTLYAEGQRRYIESLSAYARQFLDKFNKPNVEKIQGLTPAIAIDQKSTSKNPRSTVGTITEIYDYLRLLYSKIGVQHCYKCGEKINKMTTQDIINEISKHEEKAMILAPLVKEKKGSFKDLLEKYKNDGFIHAQINGTLARLDEPIDLAKTKKHTIKLVIDRLRINKENSSRLAQSVEKALNISFGELELELLDSKKNIHYSLHNACFKCKISFNLLEPLSFSFNSPKGACLNCDGLGIKLSLDNEKIINYDKSIEEGAIRTMSGYNKSFYHKLLLAFCEKEKISTSTAFNELQDYEQKLILYGSANQFEMIWQKNKIKKTFEGAIKLSYEILKDDKDFSDYITEKTCSSCKGFRLNEQSLSVYVNNKTLAQVISTPIEQICKFFDLKNYKYLSKQDYEISLPIIKEISERLYFLNDVGLGYLSLGRDARTISGGEAQRIRIASQIGSGLSGVLYVLDEPSIGLHEKDTSKLINTLKNLQSKGNTLIVVEHDRKTIENADFIVEIGPKAGVNGGEVVFAGEYEKLLKSNCTTAKFITRKEEIDIYKERKSDEFLKLSNITINNLKNLSVEFPLRNLVCVTGVSGSGKSSLMLQSLLPIAKLNLNHAKKVKLNNIHYEGLDKLDKVIYLDQSPIGKTPRSNPATYTGLMDEIRNLFAQTNEAQIRGYKIGRFSFNVAGGRCEKCNGDGELKISMHFLPDITITCDACNGKRYNHQTLEITYKGKNIADVLAMSVEQAYLFFEKIPKIKQKLQTLMDVGLDYISLGQNATTLSGGEAQRIKIAKELSKNDTGNTLYLLDEPTTGLHFADTLKLLKVLHHLVDLGNSVFVIEHNLDLIKNADYIIDMGPNGGEGGGKIIALGSPKELAKKYYKTSYTAQYLKEEFQAMKQGGKNAK from the coding sequence ATGAACGATGAAATTATAATAACAAAAGCAGCAGAAAATAATTTAAAAAACATTAATCTAAGCTTACCAAAAAATAAACTTATTGTCTTTACAGGCTTAAGCGGCAGCGGCAAAAGTACTCTAGCTTTTGATACTCTTTATGCAGAAGGGCAAAGAAGATATATAGAAAGTCTAAGCGCTTATGCAAGACAATTTTTAGATAAATTCAATAAACCAAATGTAGAAAAAATCCAAGGTCTAACACCAGCTATTGCGATTGATCAAAAAAGCACTTCTAAAAACCCACGCTCAACCGTTGGAACAATTACTGAAATATATGATTATTTAAGATTATTATATTCTAAAATCGGTGTTCAACATTGTTATAAATGTGGTGAAAAAATCAATAAAATGACCACACAAGATATTATTAATGAAATATCAAAACACGAAGAAAAAGCAATGATTTTAGCCCCTTTAGTAAAAGAAAAAAAAGGAAGTTTTAAAGACTTATTAGAAAAATACAAAAACGATGGTTTTATTCACGCACAAATAAATGGTACTTTAGCAAGATTAGACGAGCCAATAGATTTAGCAAAAACAAAAAAACATACAATAAAATTAGTAATAGATAGGCTAAGAATAAATAAAGAAAATTCATCAAGATTAGCTCAAAGCGTAGAAAAGGCTTTAAATATAAGTTTTGGAGAATTAGAATTAGAATTATTAGATAGTAAAAAAAACATACATTATTCTTTACATAACGCTTGTTTTAAATGTAAAATTTCTTTTAATTTATTAGAGCCACTTTCTTTTTCGTTTAATAGTCCAAAGGGTGCTTGTTTAAACTGCGATGGCTTAGGAATAAAACTTAGTTTAGATAATGAAAAAATAATAAATTATGACAAAAGCATTGAAGAAGGCGCTATAAGAACAATGAGTGGTTATAATAAAAGCTTTTATCATAAATTACTTTTAGCCTTTTGCGAAAAAGAAAAAATAAGCACAAGTACAGCATTTAACGAATTACAAGATTATGAACAAAAATTAATTTTATACGGCAGTGCAAATCAATTTGAAATGATTTGGCAAAAAAATAAAATAAAAAAAACCTTTGAAGGAGCAATAAAATTAAGCTATGAAATTTTAAAAGATGATAAAGATTTTAGCGATTACATAACAGAAAAAACCTGCTCAAGCTGCAAAGGTTTTAGATTAAACGAGCAAAGTTTAAGCGTTTATGTAAATAATAAAACTCTAGCTCAAGTAATTAGCACTCCTATTGAGCAAATTTGTAAGTTTTTTGATTTGAAAAATTATAAATATTTAAGCAAACAAGATTATGAAATATCATTGCCAATAATTAAAGAAATCAGTGAAAGATTATATTTTTTAAATGATGTTGGCTTAGGCTATTTAAGTCTTGGAAGAGATGCAAGAACAATAAGCGGTGGAGAAGCTCAAAGAATTCGCATTGCCTCGCAAATTGGTAGCGGACTTAGCGGAGTGCTTTATGTATTAGATGAGCCAAGCATTGGTTTGCATGAAAAAGATACAAGCAAATTAATAAATACCTTAAAAAATTTACAAAGCAAGGGTAATACTTTAATTGTAGTTGAACACGATAGAAAAACCATTGAAAATGCTGATTTTATTGTAGAAATTGGACCAAAAGCAGGAGTAAATGGCGGAGAGGTTGTTTTTGCAGGTGAGTATGAAAAATTATTAAAAAGCAATTGCACAACAGCAAAATTCATAACTCGTAAAGAAGAAATAGATATTTATAAAGAAAGAAAAAGTGATGAATTTTTAAAACTTAGCAATATTACAATTAATAATTTAAAGAATTTAAGCGTAGAATTTCCACTTAGAAATCTAGTTTGTGTAACAGGAGTAAGTGGTAGCGGTAAAAGCTCATTAATGCTACAAAGCCTATTGCCAATAGCAAAACTAAATCTAAACCACGCTAAAAAAGTAAAATTAAATAATATTCACTATGAGGGTTTAGATAAATTAGATAAAGTAATTTATTTAGACCAAAGTCCAATAGGCAAAACTCCACGCAGCAATCCTGCAACCTACACAGGCTTAATGGATGAAATTAGAAATCTATTTGCTCAAACAAACGAAGCGCAAATTCGTGGTTATAAAATCGGAAGATTTTCATTTAATGTTGCTGGTGGAAGATGTGAAAAGTGCAATGGAGATGGAGAATTAAAAATATCAATGCACTTTTTACCAGATATTACAATAACCTGTGATGCTTGTAATGGTAAAAGATACAATCATCAAACCCTAGAAATAACCTACAAAGGCAAAAATATAGCTGATGTTTTAGCAATGAGTGTTGAACAAGCGTATTTATTTTTTGAAAAAATACCTAAAATTAAGCAAAAATTACAAACTTTAATGGATGTTGGCTTAGATTATATTAGCTTAGGACAAAATGCAACAACCCTAAGTGGTGGAGAAGCACAAAGGATAAAAATAGCAAAAGAATTAAGCAAAAACGATACAGGAAACACTCTTTATTTACTAGACGAGCCAACTACAGGCTTACATTTTGCTGATACTTTAAAACTTTTAAAAGTCTTACATCATTTAGTTGATTTAGGCAATAGCGTGTTTGTTATTGAGCATAATTTAGATTTAATAAAAAATGCCGATTATATAATTGATATGGGTCCAAATGGTGGAGAAGGCGGCGGAAAAATAATTGCTTTAGGAAGCCCTAAAGAATTAGCAAAAAAATATTACAAAACAAGCTATACAGCACAGTATTTAAAAGAAGAATTTCAAGCAATGAAACAAGGAGGAAAAAATGCTAAATAA
- a CDS encoding sulfite exporter TauE/SafE family protein, whose translation MLENYDLYTLTVLAVDGIFVGFISGLFAIGGGTAVVPVVSTLLPYSSKVAVGISVMQMVFSAFYNSYLNYKNKKLNIKQGIFPCLGGLIGGFSIGYVMKIANDIAISYLVLIMLTWAIIKFYFSPTNSNKAENNNKFLHFILGLLVGAIATSAGIGGAMLLTPALIAFCNFELKKAAAISGLFVAFSATSAFISMSYSGYIDYTAGAIIGFASLFGVKIGNYCFLKTTNSLQKKLMICFYLIMFSLALIKVIKQHGVF comes from the coding sequence ATGTTAGAAAATTATGATTTATACACTTTAACCGTACTTGCTGTTGATGGAATTTTTGTTGGTTTTATTTCTGGTTTATTTGCAATAGGTGGCGGAACTGCGGTTGTACCTGTTGTTAGCACTCTTTTGCCTTATTCATCTAAGGTAGCTGTTGGAATTTCTGTTATGCAAATGGTTTTTTCAGCTTTTTATAATTCTTACTTAAATTATAAAAATAAAAAACTAAATATAAAACAAGGTATTTTTCCTTGTTTGGGTGGATTAATAGGTGGTTTTAGCATTGGTTATGTAATGAAAATAGCAAATGATATTGCAATTTCTTACTTAGTTTTAATAATGCTTACTTGGGCTATTATTAAATTTTATTTTAGTCCTACTAATTCAAATAAAGCAGAAAACAATAATAAATTCTTACATTTTATTTTAGGACTTCTTGTAGGAGCTATTGCAACTAGCGCTGGAATTGGTGGAGCTATGCTTTTAACCCCTGCTTTAATTGCTTTTTGTAACTTTGAATTAAAAAAAGCAGCTGCAATTAGTGGTTTATTTGTGGCTTTTAGTGCTACATCGGCTTTTATTTCAATGTCTTATAGCGGTTATATTGATTATACTGCTGGAGCTATTATTGGCTTTGCTTCTTTGTTTGGTGTAAAAATAGGAAATTATTGTTTTTTAAAAACTACTAATTCTTTACAAAAAAAACTTATGATTTGCTTTTATTTAATAATGTTTTCACTTGCATTAATTAAAGTTATAAAACAGCACGGAGTTTTTTAA
- a CDS encoding chemotaxis protein CheX → MLDTIDYSVKHFFKHILRSKLEITDKLDDAVYYGSSICLSDNVKDLECYLIFKQDSLKQLATRLLGDEKMDEDDYCDLCKEVANQIIGYAKRLLADAYDDYSISVPEYLGRVKDFKLGFNYEFFYKLDEHTFCVGIVEKKK, encoded by the coding sequence GTGTTAGATACTATTGATTACTCGGTTAAGCATTTTTTTAAACACATTTTAAGGTCTAAATTAGAAATAACTGATAAGTTAGATGATGCAGTTTATTATGGTTCTAGTATTTGTTTAAGTGATAATGTTAAAGATTTAGAGTGTTATTTAATCTTTAAGCAAGATAGTTTAAAGCAATTAGCTACTAGATTGCTAGGCGATGAAAAAATGGATGAAGATGATTATTGTGATTTATGCAAGGAAGTTGCAAATCAAATCATAGGATATGCAAAAAGATTGTTAGCTGATGCTTATGATGATTATTCAATAAGCGTTCCTGAATATTTAGGAAGGGTTAAAGACTTTAAGCTAGGCTTTAATTACGAATTTTTTTATAAACTAGATGAACATACTTTTTGTGTGGGCATAGTAGAAAAGAAAAAATAA